In one Neobacillus sp. WH10 genomic region, the following are encoded:
- a CDS encoding FtsW/RodA/SpoVE family cell cycle protein: MDIYRKKADRFDWTLTLLLFLFFLVSCAAIYSAQASGQYGGKNFLVMQVFWYGIGAAIISVSIFIDGYQYKRLSWYLYGFGLILLIGVYVAPETIAPVRNGAKSWFVIKGIGQIQPSEFVKIFLILALSRLITTHHEKHIEKSLKTDFLLLLKLGITTAVPLGLIMLQPDLGTALVIVSILTGIILISGISWKIIIPIYSAGASLAALIFYLVLVKPEFLEKYLHVQTYQFNRIYAWLDPYSHATSSSYHLLKSLTAIGSGLITGKGLGDREVYIPEAHTDFIFSVIGEEYGFVGGSIVIGLFFLLIFHLVKTALDANDPFNTYICTGIISMITFHVFQNIGMTIQVLPITGIPLPFISYGGSSLMGNMFAMGLVYSIRYHHKTYMFSSENSLNA; encoded by the coding sequence ATGGATATATACAGAAAAAAAGCCGATCGATTTGATTGGACTTTAACATTATTATTATTTCTTTTTTTCTTAGTCAGCTGTGCGGCTATTTATAGTGCACAAGCATCGGGACAATATGGCGGGAAGAATTTTTTAGTTATGCAGGTTTTTTGGTATGGAATAGGGGCCGCCATTATCTCCGTCTCCATCTTCATCGACGGCTATCAATATAAGCGGCTTTCCTGGTATTTATATGGCTTCGGACTGATTTTACTTATTGGCGTTTACGTTGCACCAGAAACCATTGCCCCTGTAAGAAACGGGGCAAAAAGCTGGTTTGTCATTAAAGGAATCGGGCAGATTCAGCCGTCAGAATTCGTAAAAATTTTTTTGATTTTAGCCTTAAGCCGTCTAATTACAACCCACCACGAAAAGCATATTGAAAAATCATTAAAAACTGACTTTCTTTTACTTTTAAAATTAGGCATTACAACAGCTGTGCCGCTTGGATTGATTATGCTCCAGCCCGATCTTGGGACAGCTCTGGTCATCGTATCCATTTTAACAGGAATTATCTTGATTTCCGGTATTTCATGGAAAATCATTATCCCGATATATAGTGCGGGGGCATCCCTTGCAGCCCTTATATTCTATCTTGTATTAGTCAAGCCTGAATTTCTGGAAAAATACCTCCATGTGCAAACCTATCAGTTTAACCGAATTTATGCTTGGCTTGATCCCTATAGTCATGCAACTAGTTCGAGCTACCACTTGTTAAAGTCGTTAACTGCGATTGGCTCAGGACTTATAACCGGAAAAGGGTTAGGCGATCGCGAAGTTTATATCCCGGAAGCCCATACTGATTTCATTTTTAGTGTTATTGGTGAGGAGTATGGCTTCGTTGGCGGCAGTATCGTCATTGGTCTCTTTTTTCTGCTTATCTTTCATTTAGTCAAGACTGCTTTAGATGCCAATGACCCGTTTAATACCTATATCTGTACTGGAATTATTAGTATGATTACCTTTCATGTCTTCCAAAATATCGGCATGACAATTCAAGTACTGCCGATTACTGGAATTCCGCTACCATTCATCAGCTATGGCGGCAGCTCTCTCATGGGGAATATGTTTGCGATGGGTCTTGTATACAGCATTCGCTACCACCATAAAACGTATATGTTCTCATCCGAAAACTCGTTAAATGCTTAA
- a CDS encoding nucleoside transporter C-terminal domain-containing protein, with the protein MKFVMFLVALVVIFLLAFIVSNDKKGIKFKSIGIMVILQLLFAYFFLNTEIGLVLIRGISGVFEHLLAYAADGVNFVFGGIANKGEAPFFLNVLMPIVFISVLIGIAQYIRVLPIIIRFLGIVLSKVSGLGKLESYNAVASAVFGQSEVFISVKKQLPYLPEHRMYTLCTSAMSTVSASILGAYMTMIEPKYVITALVLNLFGGFIIANIINPYEVTEQEDIIDIQEEEKQTFFEMLGEYILDGFKVAIIVGAMLIGFVALISIINHVFAAIFGISFQMALGYLFAPFAFVIGVPSSEIVDAGTIMATKLLSNEFVAMIDLGKIADSLSSRTVGIISVFLVSFANFSSIGIITGAVKALNEKQGNLVAKFGLKLLFGATLVSLLTAAITGVML; encoded by the coding sequence TTGAAATTTGTTATGTTTTTGGTGGCATTAGTCGTTATTTTTTTGCTTGCCTTTATCGTAAGTAACGATAAAAAAGGGATCAAATTCAAGTCGATTGGTATCATGGTCATTTTACAGCTTCTATTTGCTTATTTTTTCCTTAATACAGAAATAGGGCTTGTGCTAATTAGAGGAATTTCAGGAGTATTTGAACATCTTCTAGCATATGCTGCAGACGGGGTTAATTTTGTTTTCGGCGGAATCGCAAATAAAGGGGAAGCACCATTCTTCTTGAACGTTCTAATGCCGATTGTTTTTATTTCCGTATTAATTGGAATTGCTCAGTACATAAGAGTCCTTCCGATTATCATCCGTTTCCTAGGCATAGTTTTAAGTAAGGTGAGTGGGCTTGGGAAATTAGAGTCTTATAACGCGGTGGCATCTGCTGTTTTTGGCCAATCTGAGGTGTTTATTTCAGTAAAAAAACAGCTTCCATACCTTCCTGAACATCGTATGTATACATTATGTACCTCGGCAATGTCGACGGTGTCGGCATCGATATTAGGGGCGTACATGACAATGATCGAACCAAAATATGTGATCACCGCACTGGTATTAAACTTGTTTGGCGGATTTATCATTGCCAATATTATTAATCCTTATGAAGTAACAGAACAAGAGGATATTATTGATATTCAAGAAGAAGAGAAGCAAACTTTTTTTGAAATGCTTGGGGAATATATTTTGGATGGTTTCAAAGTGGCCATCATCGTCGGAGCAATGCTAATCGGTTTTGTTGCCCTAATTAGTATTATTAATCATGTGTTTGCTGCGATTTTCGGCATTAGCTTCCAAATGGCGCTTGGTTATTTGTTCGCACCATTTGCATTTGTCATTGGGGTACCTTCATCCGAAATTGTCGATGCAGGAACCATCATGGCGACAAAATTATTATCGAATGAGTTCGTTGCGATGATTGATTTAGGAAAAATCGCAGATTCATTGTCAAGCAGAACCGTTGGAATCATTTCTGTCTTCCTTGTTTCCTTTGCTAACTTTTCATCGATTGGAATTATCACTGGTGCTGTAAAAGCGTTAAACGAAAAGCAGGGAAATCTTGTCGCGAAGTTTGGCCTAAAATTACTTTTTGGCGCAACACTTGTAAGTCTGTTAACCGCTGCGATTACGGGTGTTATGCTTTAA
- a CDS encoding DinB family protein — protein MSELLFKSFELTRSYFIKIVEALDEAILDVQPHGFNNTIHWHVGHVLTVAEQFMFGFPKKSTSLPANYMEIFATGTKPADWQGDVPSMQELSAQLKEQTKRIKEIPAESFNEKLKTPFLGQETFGELANFAIFHESLHLGQIQAMKRVIEAANAK, from the coding sequence ATGAGTGAACTATTATTTAAGAGCTTTGAGTTGACCAGGAGTTATTTTATTAAAATTGTCGAGGCTTTAGACGAGGCGATTCTAGATGTCCAGCCGCACGGTTTTAACAATACGATTCACTGGCATGTTGGTCATGTTTTGACAGTTGCTGAACAGTTTATGTTTGGCTTTCCGAAAAAATCAACGAGTCTCCCAGCAAATTATATGGAAATTTTTGCAACAGGTACGAAACCAGCCGACTGGCAAGGTGACGTTCCATCTATGCAGGAATTATCGGCACAGTTAAAAGAGCAAACGAAAAGAATCAAGGAAATTCCGGCAGAAAGCTTTAACGAAAAGCTGAAAACTCCGTTTCTAGGTCAAGAAACCTTTGGTGAACTTGCCAACTTTGCTATTTTTCATGAGTCTCTTCATTTAGGCCAAATCCAAGCAATGAAACGCGTCATTGAAGCTGCTAATGCAAAGTAA
- a CDS encoding TetR/AcrR family transcriptional regulator: MAPDRRKMIVEAATKSFSLFGYKATTMDQVAKLANVGKGTIYTFFKNKEELFEEIISSLVKEMIVEAEAVLQPDLPFTENVHRALYRLLEFRSQHHLMIKLVQEEAEMGTLTVSEMLQHVENEIIAYLQQKMETAIAKGALPAINTEITSFLLLKMYIALVSDWERNHEPLSSEQIAEIMKVFLLKGLPR; encoded by the coding sequence ATGGCACCAGACAGAAGAAAAATGATTGTTGAAGCGGCAACAAAATCCTTTTCATTATTTGGATATAAAGCGACGACAATGGATCAGGTTGCAAAGCTTGCTAATGTTGGAAAAGGAACGATTTATACTTTTTTTAAAAATAAAGAGGAATTATTTGAAGAGATTATTTCTTCCTTGGTGAAAGAAATGATTGTAGAGGCGGAGGCGGTTCTCCAGCCAGATTTACCGTTTACGGAAAATGTCCATCGTGCCCTATACCGTTTATTAGAATTTCGCTCCCAGCATCACCTCATGATTAAGCTTGTCCAGGAAGAAGCCGAAATGGGAACATTGACGGTTTCCGAAATGCTGCAGCATGTCGAAAATGAGATTATTGCTTATTTACAGCAAAAAATGGAGACAGCCATTGCAAAAGGGGCCCTCCCAGCAATCAACACTGAAATCACTAGCTTTCTATTGTTAAAAATGTATATTGCCCTTGTGTCTGATTGGGAAAGAAACCACGAACCGTTGAGTTCGGAGCAAATCGCTGAAATTATGAAGGTATTTCTTTTGAAGGGGCTTCCAAGGTGA
- the argS gene encoding arginine--tRNA ligase, giving the protein MNYKKELAAILFELLDQEITAAELELMIEKPKIAAHGDLAFPCFTLAKLKRKSPNLIAQELSEKIQSPTFEKVEVVGAYLNIFLNKKLVSEQLISSIFEQKCHFGAQEFGNGGNVPIDMSSPNIAKPFSMGHLRSTVIGNSIALITEKCGYKPIRINHLGDWGTQFGKLITAYKLWGDAEKVKQNPIKELLALYIKFHDVAESDPSLEDQGRSWFKRLEDGDEEAQTLWQWFRDESLKEFSRIYELMNVQFDSYAGEAFYNDKMDRIVKLLEEKQLLVESDQAMVVELAEDQLPPCLIKKSDGATLYATRDLAAALYRKENYDFARSLYVVGHEQSLHFKQLIAVLRKMGYEWAEKMVHVPFGMMLKDGKKMSTRKGKVVLLEEVLNESISMARHNIEEKNPNLANKDAVSKQVGVGAVIFHDLKNNRMNDIEFSLEEMLRFEGETGPYVQYTFARACSILRKANWKADIQPENYTNSWEKEWKVASLLMEFAPAIKRACENFDPSQVAKYIVDLAQAFNKYYAEVKILEESSEREARLALVYSVTVVLKEGLRLLGIEAPEEM; this is encoded by the coding sequence ATGAATTATAAAAAGGAGCTTGCAGCCATCCTATTTGAACTGCTAGACCAGGAAATTACTGCAGCGGAACTAGAACTAATGATTGAAAAACCAAAAATCGCTGCACATGGGGACTTAGCCTTTCCATGTTTCACATTAGCCAAGCTAAAAAGAAAATCGCCCAATCTGATTGCGCAAGAGCTAAGTGAAAAGATTCAATCGCCTACATTTGAAAAGGTTGAAGTTGTGGGCGCGTACCTTAATATCTTTTTAAATAAAAAGCTGGTTTCGGAACAGCTCATCAGCAGCATTTTCGAGCAAAAATGCCATTTCGGTGCCCAGGAATTTGGGAATGGAGGCAATGTACCGATCGATATGTCGTCGCCGAATATTGCTAAGCCATTTTCGATGGGACATTTGCGTTCCACTGTAATTGGAAACTCTATAGCACTTATTACAGAGAAATGCGGCTATAAGCCCATCAGAATAAACCATCTTGGTGACTGGGGTACACAGTTTGGGAAGTTAATTACCGCCTATAAACTATGGGGTGATGCCGAAAAGGTAAAACAAAACCCTATTAAGGAGTTACTCGCGCTATATATTAAGTTTCATGATGTAGCGGAATCAGACCCATCACTCGAAGATCAGGGACGCAGCTGGTTCAAACGGTTAGAAGATGGTGATGAGGAAGCCCAAACACTGTGGCAATGGTTCCGAGATGAATCGCTTAAAGAGTTTTCAAGAATTTATGAGTTGATGAACGTCCAATTTGACTCCTATGCGGGCGAAGCATTTTATAATGACAAAATGGATCGGATCGTCAAGCTGCTTGAGGAAAAACAACTGCTAGTAGAATCCGATCAGGCGATGGTAGTCGAGTTAGCCGAAGACCAGCTGCCGCCATGCTTAATTAAAAAATCTGATGGTGCAACACTCTACGCCACTCGTGATTTAGCTGCCGCACTTTACAGAAAAGAGAACTACGACTTTGCCCGATCCTTATATGTGGTCGGTCATGAACAAAGCCTTCATTTTAAACAACTAATTGCCGTGTTAAGAAAAATGGGTTATGAATGGGCCGAGAAAATGGTTCATGTTCCATTTGGAATGATGTTAAAAGACGGTAAAAAGATGTCGACACGTAAAGGCAAGGTTGTTTTATTAGAAGAGGTATTAAATGAATCGATTTCGATGGCACGGCACAATATCGAAGAGAAGAATCCAAACCTGGCAAACAAGGATGCTGTATCGAAGCAGGTTGGAGTGGGTGCGGTTATTTTCCACGACCTAAAAAATAACCGGATGAATGATATTGAATTTTCCTTAGAGGAAATGCTTCGCTTTGAAGGGGAAACAGGCCCATATGTCCAATACACCTTTGCCCGGGCATGTTCGATTTTACGGAAAGCGAATTGGAAGGCGGATATACAGCCTGAAAACTACACGAATTCTTGGGAAAAAGAATGGAAGGTGGCAAGCCTGCTAATGGAATTTGCACCTGCCATTAAAAGAGCTTGTGAGAACTTTGATCCCTCACAGGTGGCTAAATATATTGTTGACCTTGCCCAAGCCTTCAATAAATATTATGCCGAAGTAAAAATCCTCGAGGAAAGCAGCGAACGGGAAGCGCGCTTGGCCCTTGTTTATTCGGTAACAGTTGTTCTGAAAGAAGGCTTGCGACTGTTAGGAATTGAAGCACCGGAAGAAATGTAA
- a CDS encoding alpha/beta-type small acid-soluble spore protein: protein MARRNKILVPEARKGLDALKAKVVQTANPENAKFEAAEEVGVPLKKGYNGQLTSEQAGKVGGRLGGSMVRELVKMAQENLSKKQ from the coding sequence ATGGCCAGAAGAAATAAAATACTTGTCCCGGAAGCGCGAAAAGGATTGGATGCACTTAAAGCAAAGGTCGTTCAAACTGCAAACCCAGAGAATGCGAAATTTGAAGCTGCTGAAGAGGTCGGTGTCCCCTTGAAAAAAGGCTATAACGGCCAGCTCACATCCGAACAGGCTGGAAAAGTCGGCGGCAGGCTTGGCGGCAGCATGGTTCGCGAGCTCGTTAAAATGGCACAAGAGAATTTAAGTAAAAAACAGTAA
- a CDS encoding MFS transporter yields the protein MEKQLRKEKIWTKDFVLICFANFFIFLGFQMTLPTIPLFVEDLGGNDQLIGFVVGIFTFSALLLRPYAGKSLETKGRGFVYLIGLAIFVLSVGSFGFLTSITFLFVMRVVQGAGWGFSTTASGTIASDLIPASRRGEGMGYYGLSGNLALAIGPSLGLILTGIISFKQFFLICAGLGLVALLLSSRITYKKVEPKQKETKVKLDLYEKNALKPSMLMFFITVTFGGIAAFLPLYTAEKHISGIQMYFLLYALALMATRTFAGQIYDRKGHQAVFIPGTLLILAGMILLSWLPNSMILFLAAVLYGLGFGMVQPALQAWAIEKVPMHRRGMANATFYSFFDLGVGLGAMVFGQISHLLGYSSIYITSAVSIFISMLLYFYFLYKGRVSVAQQGS from the coding sequence ATGGAAAAACAGCTAAGAAAAGAAAAGATATGGACAAAAGACTTTGTTCTTATCTGTTTTGCTAACTTCTTTATCTTTCTTGGATTTCAAATGACGCTCCCAACTATTCCTCTGTTTGTGGAAGATTTAGGCGGTAATGATCAATTAATCGGGTTTGTCGTAGGGATCTTTACCTTTTCTGCCTTATTACTGCGCCCATATGCGGGAAAATCACTTGAAACAAAGGGAAGGGGATTTGTTTATCTCATTGGTTTAGCCATTTTTGTCCTATCGGTTGGATCCTTTGGATTTTTAACGAGCATCACCTTCTTATTTGTGATGCGCGTTGTTCAAGGGGCCGGGTGGGGATTTTCCACTACTGCCTCCGGAACGATTGCCTCGGATTTAATTCCTGCTTCTAGAAGAGGAGAGGGAATGGGGTATTATGGGTTGTCTGGCAATTTAGCACTGGCAATTGGTCCTTCTCTAGGGCTGATTTTAACCGGCATCATTTCGTTTAAACAATTTTTCTTAATTTGTGCCGGATTAGGATTGGTAGCTCTTTTGTTGTCTTCAAGAATTACCTACAAAAAGGTTGAACCAAAGCAGAAAGAGACAAAAGTAAAGCTTGATCTTTATGAGAAAAATGCATTGAAGCCGTCGATGCTGATGTTCTTTATCACAGTAACATTTGGCGGGATTGCTGCATTTCTACCATTATATACGGCTGAAAAGCATATTTCCGGTATTCAAATGTACTTTCTCTTATATGCACTTGCATTAATGGCCACAAGGACTTTCGCGGGACAGATATATGACCGAAAAGGACATCAGGCTGTCTTTATCCCCGGAACATTGTTAATATTGGCAGGGATGATTTTGTTATCGTGGCTCCCAAACAGCATGATTCTTTTTTTAGCTGCTGTTTTGTATGGTCTAGGTTTTGGCATGGTACAACCTGCCCTGCAGGCGTGGGCTATTGAAAAAGTTCCAATGCATCGAAGAGGTATGGCGAATGCTACTTTCTATTCCTTTTTCGATTTAGGTGTGGGCTTAGGGGCAATGGTGTTCGGTCAGATTAGCCATCTGCTCGGATATAGCAGTATTTATATAACATCTGCTGTTTCCATTTTCATTTCGATGCTCCTTTATTTCTATTTTTTATATAAAGGCCGGGTAAGTGTGGCCCAGCAAGGGTCATAA
- a CDS encoding DedA family protein, with the protein MAQFINSILEFLSQLGYFGIALGLMIEIIPSEIVLGYGGYMISQGHLNFVGAVIAGTIGGTLAQLFLYWAGYYGGRPFLEKYGKYVLIKKSHIDIAERWFEKYGAGVIFSARFIPVVRHAISIPAGIAKMSATKFTLYTVAAVVPWTILFLYLGKVLGKNWSHVKEFAQPYVLPIIIAAVVLGAIYFLVKRTKKTTD; encoded by the coding sequence ATGGCACAGTTTATTAACTCTATTTTGGAATTTTTATCCCAGCTAGGCTACTTCGGTATTGCCTTAGGATTAATGATAGAAATCATTCCAAGTGAAATTGTCTTAGGCTATGGCGGTTACATGATTTCACAAGGTCATCTCAATTTTGTCGGTGCTGTTATTGCCGGTACGATCGGCGGCACGCTTGCCCAGCTATTTTTATATTGGGCAGGCTATTATGGCGGAAGGCCTTTTTTAGAAAAATACGGGAAATATGTTCTTATTAAAAAGAGTCATATTGATATTGCGGAACGTTGGTTTGAAAAATATGGGGCCGGTGTGATTTTCTCTGCAAGGTTCATACCTGTTGTCAGACATGCCATTTCCATTCCTGCTGGAATTGCCAAAATGTCAGCAACTAAATTTACCCTTTACACCGTGGCAGCCGTTGTGCCGTGGACGATTCTCTTCCTTTACTTAGGAAAAGTATTGGGCAAGAACTGGTCTCATGTGAAAGAATTTGCCCAGCCATATGTCCTGCCAATCATTATTGCCGCAGTTGTTTTGGGCGCTATTTATTTTTTAGTCAAGAGAACGAAAAAAACCACCGATTAA
- a CDS encoding GNAT family protein — MMMNDLFKGKYLKLTAERDSDAEEMARWQENSDYLRKVDTDFAVPKSSAALREYDASKRNGSKNFEFRLRTLDDDTLIGFVALHGIEWNNQACLLAIGIGNPDHRGKGYGTDALNLILRYAFYELNMNRVGLDVISYNLQAIKAYEKVGFKTEGSMRSAVLRDGKKYDRVIMGILRDEWLKMQN; from the coding sequence ATGATGATGAATGATTTATTTAAAGGAAAGTATCTAAAATTAACCGCTGAAAGAGATTCAGACGCGGAGGAAATGGCTCGTTGGCAGGAAAATAGTGATTATTTACGAAAAGTCGATACTGATTTTGCGGTGCCAAAATCGTCCGCTGCATTGAGAGAATATGACGCTTCGAAAAGGAACGGCTCTAAGAATTTCGAATTCAGGCTGCGTACTCTTGATGATGACACGCTGATTGGCTTTGTTGCCCTTCACGGCATCGAATGGAACAATCAGGCTTGTTTGCTGGCAATCGGCATTGGAAATCCGGACCATCGTGGCAAAGGCTACGGGACAGATGCCCTGAACCTGATTCTTCGTTATGCTTTTTATGAACTAAACATGAATCGCGTTGGGCTTGATGTCATTTCCTATAACCTTCAGGCAATAAAAGCATATGAAAAGGTTGGCTTTAAAACGGAAGGGTCAATGAGAAGCGCAGTACTAAGGGACGGGAAGAAGTATGACCGTGTCATTATGGGGATACTCCGTGACGAATGGCTAAAAATGCAAAATTAA